A genome region from Anastrepha ludens isolate Willacy chromosome 3, idAnaLude1.1, whole genome shotgun sequence includes the following:
- the LOC128856837 gene encoding F-box/LRR-repeat protein 4 isoform X1, whose product MSSASDEDVGKTEAGAIVDFFKSSSEADNELCNTFKDSELMNISEGFCYAGYRLDQYAQDVADFSSQYGSDYSISYTAPNITGKPRKYPEYGDFPETYAMRTYGDWWKKASSYVPEIQPQNFPNIPADDYIVVYFEEYVIPEEIAVFETFNPGALIRIWAYSITKTWFCLWEADKLYKPPPHTVNKVRRFSPQLKKMNLPTRTIRLEFNHSCLGYFTEIDAVLLGGRKVNIESAQRIVDYYERQRKCSILRKLQRIQFRPNIKGNYHKHLREFFANDLNKFLNVLSNSTEVLKDEPDLQYCYKSVGLNDMPFEIMLKIFSYLDLISLFLVGQVSKFFFDVSTHPLLYSELNLKPYWHLTSSDLLCTLAKRATVLKKLDLSWCGLFNTISPTEFKKFIQQRGDSLICLRLDSCKILNASCIETLGIVCDNLRELSLRNCSTDPPLLNFSCLANLKNLERLDLFQTVIEPELILTMLENNRKLKHLNLAFCGIAVNMDAVAQHIGQYNQSLISLDLWKSRFLSSVGLEALSKCHYLEEVDFGWCLREVSLGDSLKKLLLSCTKLKKLFLATVRGITDSDVENIANFCSNLEQLDLMGVSGISKERYYEVLVKCGKLQLLDLSFCDNIDGEEIAFWARTFKVNIKCSHMPNVPNNVRY is encoded by the exons ATGTCGTCTGCATCGGATGAGGACGTGGGCAAAACAGAAGCTGGAGCTATTGTCGACTTCTTTAAGTCGAGCTCTGAGGCGGATAATGAGCTATGCAATACTTTTAAGGACTCGGAACTAATGAATATTTCAGAGGGATTTTGTTATGCTGGTTATCGTTTGGACCAATACGCCCAGGATGTAGCGGATTTTAGCTCGCAATATGGCAGCGATTACAGTATATCTTATACAGCTCCTAACATTACGGGCAAACCTCGAAAGTATCCAGAATATGGGGACTTTCCAGAAACATATGCAATG cgtACTTACGGCGATTGGTGGAAAAAGGCATCAAGTTATGTTCCAGAAATTCAACCTCAAAACTTTCCAAATATTCCAGCGGATGATTATATTG TTGTATATTTCGAGGAGTATGTTATTCCAGAGGAGATAGCGGTATTTGAAACATTCAATCCCGGAGCCTTAATTCGAATTTGGGCATATAGCATAACCAAAACTTGGTTTTGTCTTTGGGAAGCTGATAAATTATACAAACCTCCACCTCATACTGTAAACAAAGTACGCCGTTTTTCTCCGCAactgaaaaaaatgaatttgccCACTAG aactATAAGACTAGAATTTAATCACTCATGTTTGGGTTACTTTACGGAAATCGATGCTGTTTTACTAGGAGGTAGAAAGGTGAATATTGAAAGCGCCCAACGAATAGTCGACTATTACGAACGTCAACGCAAAT GTTCCATTTTACGCAAATTACAAAGAAttcaatttcgaccaaataTCAAAGGCAACTATCATAAACACTTGAGAGAGTTTTTTGCGAACGACCTTAATAAATTCCTGAACGTTTTAAGTAATAGCACTGAAGTATTAAAGGACGAGCCTGATCTCCAATATTGCTACAAAAGTGTTGGACTCAACGATATGCCG TTTGAGATTATGTTGAAAATATTCAGTTACTTGGAtttaatatcgctattcttagTTGGACAAGTTTCCAAGTTCTTCTTTGACGTTTCCACACATCCATTGCTGTACAGCGAACTGAATTTAAAACCATATTGGCATCTCACATCAAGCGATTTATTATGCACTTTAGCAAAGAGAGCtactgttttaaaaaaattggatttatcATGGTGTGGTTTATTTAATACTATTTCCCCAACTGAATTTAAGAA atTTATACAACAAAGAGGTGACAGTCTGATATGCTTAAGATTGGACTCATGCAAGATATTAAATGCAAGTTGTATTGAAACTTTGGGAATAGTATGCGACAACTTAAGAG AACTTTCCCTGAGAAATTGTTCGACAGATCCGCCACTACTGAACTTCTCCTGCTTGGCAAATTTAAAGAATCTGGAAAGATTAGATTTATTTCAAACGGTAATCGAACCAGAGTTGATACTAACCATGTTAGAAAATAATCGAAAATTAAAACACTTGAATTTAG CATTTTGCGGAATAGCTGTTAACATGGACGCAGTGGCTCAGCATATAGGGCAATATAACCAAAGTTTAATCTCATTAGACTTGTGGAAGTCACGTTTTCTGTCGTCTGTAGGCTTGGAGGCATTATCAAAATGCCATTATTTGGAGGAAGTTGATTTTGGCTGGTG TTTACGGGAGGTCTCTCTTGGagatagtttaaaaaaattgttattaagtTGCACTAAACTCAAGAAACTATTTTTGGCCACTGTACGTGGAATAACCGACAGTGATGTGGAGAATATTGCAAACTTTTGCAGTAACTTGGAACAGTTAGACCTGATGGGAGTTTCAGGAATATCCAAGGAACGGTATTATGA GGTGCTGGTGAAATGTGGAAAGCTGCAGTTATTGGATTTAAGTTTCTGTGATAATATTGACGGTGAAGAG ATTGCATTTTGGGCCCGCACCTTTAAAGTTAACATTAAATGCAGTCATATGCCTAATGTGCCTAATAATGTgagatattaa
- the LOC128856837 gene encoding F-box/LRR-repeat protein 4 isoform X3: MSSASDEDVGKTEAGAIVDFFKSSSEADNELCNTFKDSELMNISEGFCYAGYRLDQYAQDVADFSSQYGSDYSISYTAPNITGKPRKYPEYGDFPETYAMRTYGDWWKKASSYVPEIQPQNFPNIPADDYIVVYFEEYVIPEEIAVFETFNPGALIRIWAYSITKTWFCLWEADKLYKPPPHTVNKVRRFSPQLKKMNLPTRTIRLEFNHSCLGYFTEIDAVLLGGRKVNIESAQRIVDYYERQRKCSILRKLQRIQFRPNIKGNYHKHLREFFANDLNKFLNVLSNSTEVLKDEPDLQYCYKSVGLNDMPFEIMLKIFSYLDLISLFLVGQVSKFFFDVSTHPLLYSELNLKPYWHLTSSDLLCTLAKRATVLKKLDLSWCGLFNTISPTEFKKFIQQRGDSLICLRLDSCKILNASCIETLGIVCDNLRELSLRNCSTDPPLLNFSCLANLKNLERLDLFQTVSTIIITRLIKYRMYLHSCGLAFCGIAVNMDAVAQHIGQYNQSLISLDLWKSRFLSSVGLEALSKCHYLEEVDFGWCLREVSLGDSLKKLLLSCTKLKKLFLATVRGITDSDVENIANFCSNLEQLDLMGVSGISKERYYEVLVKCGKLQLLDLSFCDNIDGEEIAFWARTFKVNIKCSHMPNVPNNVRY, from the exons ATGTCGTCTGCATCGGATGAGGACGTGGGCAAAACAGAAGCTGGAGCTATTGTCGACTTCTTTAAGTCGAGCTCTGAGGCGGATAATGAGCTATGCAATACTTTTAAGGACTCGGAACTAATGAATATTTCAGAGGGATTTTGTTATGCTGGTTATCGTTTGGACCAATACGCCCAGGATGTAGCGGATTTTAGCTCGCAATATGGCAGCGATTACAGTATATCTTATACAGCTCCTAACATTACGGGCAAACCTCGAAAGTATCCAGAATATGGGGACTTTCCAGAAACATATGCAATG cgtACTTACGGCGATTGGTGGAAAAAGGCATCAAGTTATGTTCCAGAAATTCAACCTCAAAACTTTCCAAATATTCCAGCGGATGATTATATTG TTGTATATTTCGAGGAGTATGTTATTCCAGAGGAGATAGCGGTATTTGAAACATTCAATCCCGGAGCCTTAATTCGAATTTGGGCATATAGCATAACCAAAACTTGGTTTTGTCTTTGGGAAGCTGATAAATTATACAAACCTCCACCTCATACTGTAAACAAAGTACGCCGTTTTTCTCCGCAactgaaaaaaatgaatttgccCACTAG aactATAAGACTAGAATTTAATCACTCATGTTTGGGTTACTTTACGGAAATCGATGCTGTTTTACTAGGAGGTAGAAAGGTGAATATTGAAAGCGCCCAACGAATAGTCGACTATTACGAACGTCAACGCAAAT GTTCCATTTTACGCAAATTACAAAGAAttcaatttcgaccaaataTCAAAGGCAACTATCATAAACACTTGAGAGAGTTTTTTGCGAACGACCTTAATAAATTCCTGAACGTTTTAAGTAATAGCACTGAAGTATTAAAGGACGAGCCTGATCTCCAATATTGCTACAAAAGTGTTGGACTCAACGATATGCCG TTTGAGATTATGTTGAAAATATTCAGTTACTTGGAtttaatatcgctattcttagTTGGACAAGTTTCCAAGTTCTTCTTTGACGTTTCCACACATCCATTGCTGTACAGCGAACTGAATTTAAAACCATATTGGCATCTCACATCAAGCGATTTATTATGCACTTTAGCAAAGAGAGCtactgttttaaaaaaattggatttatcATGGTGTGGTTTATTTAATACTATTTCCCCAACTGAATTTAAGAA atTTATACAACAAAGAGGTGACAGTCTGATATGCTTAAGATTGGACTCATGCAAGATATTAAATGCAAGTTGTATTGAAACTTTGGGAATAGTATGCGACAACTTAAGAG AACTTTCCCTGAGAAATTGTTCGACAGATCCGCCACTACTGAACTTCTCCTGCTTGGCAAATTTAAAGAATCTGGAAAGATTAGATTTATTTCAAACG GTAAGCACTATTATTATTACACGTTTAATAAAATATCGCATGTATTTACATTCGTGCGGATTAGCATTTTGCGGAATAGCTGTTAACATGGACGCAGTGGCTCAGCATATAGGGCAATATAACCAAAGTTTAATCTCATTAGACTTGTGGAAGTCACGTTTTCTGTCGTCTGTAGGCTTGGAGGCATTATCAAAATGCCATTATTTGGAGGAAGTTGATTTTGGCTGGTG TTTACGGGAGGTCTCTCTTGGagatagtttaaaaaaattgttattaagtTGCACTAAACTCAAGAAACTATTTTTGGCCACTGTACGTGGAATAACCGACAGTGATGTGGAGAATATTGCAAACTTTTGCAGTAACTTGGAACAGTTAGACCTGATGGGAGTTTCAGGAATATCCAAGGAACGGTATTATGA GGTGCTGGTGAAATGTGGAAAGCTGCAGTTATTGGATTTAAGTTTCTGTGATAATATTGACGGTGAAGAG ATTGCATTTTGGGCCCGCACCTTTAAAGTTAACATTAAATGCAGTCATATGCCTAATGTGCCTAATAATGTgagatattaa
- the LOC128856837 gene encoding F-box/LRR-repeat protein 4 isoform X2 produces the protein MSSASDEDVGKTEAGAIVDFFKSSSEADNELCNTFKDSELMNISEGFCYAGYRLDQYAQDVADFSSQYGSDYSISYTAPNITGKPRKYPEYGDFPETYAMRTYGDWWKKASSYVPEIQPQNFPNIPADDYIVVYFEEYVIPEEIAVFETFNPGALIRIWAYSITKTWFCLWEADKLYKPPPHTVNKVRRFSPQLKKMNLPTRTIRLEFNHSCLGYFTEIDAVLLGGRKVNIESAQRIVDYYERQRKCSILRKLQRIQFRPNIKGNYHKHLREFFANDLNKFLNVLSNSTEVLKDEPDLQYCYKSVGLNDMPFEIMLKIFSYLDLISLFLVGQVSKFFFDVSTHPLLYSELNLKPYWHLTSSDLLCTLAKRATVLKKLDLSWCGLFNTISPTEFKKFIQQRGDSLICLRLDSCKILNASCIETLGIVCDNLRELSLRNCSTDPPLLNFSCLANLKNLERLDLFQTVIEPELILTMLENNRKLKHLNLAFCGIAVNMDAVAQHIGQYNQSLISLDLWKSRFLSSVGLEALSKCHYLEEVDFGCLREVSLGDSLKKLLLSCTKLKKLFLATVRGITDSDVENIANFCSNLEQLDLMGVSGISKERYYEVLVKCGKLQLLDLSFCDNIDGEEIAFWARTFKVNIKCSHMPNVPNNVRY, from the exons ATGTCGTCTGCATCGGATGAGGACGTGGGCAAAACAGAAGCTGGAGCTATTGTCGACTTCTTTAAGTCGAGCTCTGAGGCGGATAATGAGCTATGCAATACTTTTAAGGACTCGGAACTAATGAATATTTCAGAGGGATTTTGTTATGCTGGTTATCGTTTGGACCAATACGCCCAGGATGTAGCGGATTTTAGCTCGCAATATGGCAGCGATTACAGTATATCTTATACAGCTCCTAACATTACGGGCAAACCTCGAAAGTATCCAGAATATGGGGACTTTCCAGAAACATATGCAATG cgtACTTACGGCGATTGGTGGAAAAAGGCATCAAGTTATGTTCCAGAAATTCAACCTCAAAACTTTCCAAATATTCCAGCGGATGATTATATTG TTGTATATTTCGAGGAGTATGTTATTCCAGAGGAGATAGCGGTATTTGAAACATTCAATCCCGGAGCCTTAATTCGAATTTGGGCATATAGCATAACCAAAACTTGGTTTTGTCTTTGGGAAGCTGATAAATTATACAAACCTCCACCTCATACTGTAAACAAAGTACGCCGTTTTTCTCCGCAactgaaaaaaatgaatttgccCACTAG aactATAAGACTAGAATTTAATCACTCATGTTTGGGTTACTTTACGGAAATCGATGCTGTTTTACTAGGAGGTAGAAAGGTGAATATTGAAAGCGCCCAACGAATAGTCGACTATTACGAACGTCAACGCAAAT GTTCCATTTTACGCAAATTACAAAGAAttcaatttcgaccaaataTCAAAGGCAACTATCATAAACACTTGAGAGAGTTTTTTGCGAACGACCTTAATAAATTCCTGAACGTTTTAAGTAATAGCACTGAAGTATTAAAGGACGAGCCTGATCTCCAATATTGCTACAAAAGTGTTGGACTCAACGATATGCCG TTTGAGATTATGTTGAAAATATTCAGTTACTTGGAtttaatatcgctattcttagTTGGACAAGTTTCCAAGTTCTTCTTTGACGTTTCCACACATCCATTGCTGTACAGCGAACTGAATTTAAAACCATATTGGCATCTCACATCAAGCGATTTATTATGCACTTTAGCAAAGAGAGCtactgttttaaaaaaattggatttatcATGGTGTGGTTTATTTAATACTATTTCCCCAACTGAATTTAAGAA atTTATACAACAAAGAGGTGACAGTCTGATATGCTTAAGATTGGACTCATGCAAGATATTAAATGCAAGTTGTATTGAAACTTTGGGAATAGTATGCGACAACTTAAGAG AACTTTCCCTGAGAAATTGTTCGACAGATCCGCCACTACTGAACTTCTCCTGCTTGGCAAATTTAAAGAATCTGGAAAGATTAGATTTATTTCAAACGGTAATCGAACCAGAGTTGATACTAACCATGTTAGAAAATAATCGAAAATTAAAACACTTGAATTTAG CATTTTGCGGAATAGCTGTTAACATGGACGCAGTGGCTCAGCATATAGGGCAATATAACCAAAGTTTAATCTCATTAGACTTGTGGAAGTCACGTTTTCTGTCGTCTGTAGGCTTGGAGGCATTATCAAAATGCCATTATTTGGAGGAAGTTGATTTTGGCTG TTTACGGGAGGTCTCTCTTGGagatagtttaaaaaaattgttattaagtTGCACTAAACTCAAGAAACTATTTTTGGCCACTGTACGTGGAATAACCGACAGTGATGTGGAGAATATTGCAAACTTTTGCAGTAACTTGGAACAGTTAGACCTGATGGGAGTTTCAGGAATATCCAAGGAACGGTATTATGA GGTGCTGGTGAAATGTGGAAAGCTGCAGTTATTGGATTTAAGTTTCTGTGATAATATTGACGGTGAAGAG ATTGCATTTTGGGCCCGCACCTTTAAAGTTAACATTAAATGCAGTCATATGCCTAATGTGCCTAATAATGTgagatattaa
- the LOC128856837 gene encoding F-box/LRR-repeat protein 4 isoform X4 — protein MSSASDEDVGKTEAGAIVDFFKSSSEADNELCNTFKDSELMNISEGFCYAGYRLDQYAQDVADFSSQYGSDYSISYTAPNITGKPRKYPEYGDFPETYAMRTYGDWWKKASSYVPEIQPQNFPNIPADDYIEEIAVFETFNPGALIRIWAYSITKTWFCLWEADKLYKPPPHTVNKVRRFSPQLKKMNLPTRTIRLEFNHSCLGYFTEIDAVLLGGRKVNIESAQRIVDYYERQRKCSILRKLQRIQFRPNIKGNYHKHLREFFANDLNKFLNVLSNSTEVLKDEPDLQYCYKSVGLNDMPFEIMLKIFSYLDLISLFLVGQVSKFFFDVSTHPLLYSELNLKPYWHLTSSDLLCTLAKRATVLKKLDLSWCGLFNTISPTEFKKFIQQRGDSLICLRLDSCKILNASCIETLGIVCDNLRELSLRNCSTDPPLLNFSCLANLKNLERLDLFQTVIEPELILTMLENNRKLKHLNLAFCGIAVNMDAVAQHIGQYNQSLISLDLWKSRFLSSVGLEALSKCHYLEEVDFGWCLREVSLGDSLKKLLLSCTKLKKLFLATVRGITDSDVENIANFCSNLEQLDLMGVSGISKERYYEVLVKCGKLQLLDLSFCDNIDGEEIAFWARTFKVNIKCSHMPNVPNNVRY, from the exons ATGTCGTCTGCATCGGATGAGGACGTGGGCAAAACAGAAGCTGGAGCTATTGTCGACTTCTTTAAGTCGAGCTCTGAGGCGGATAATGAGCTATGCAATACTTTTAAGGACTCGGAACTAATGAATATTTCAGAGGGATTTTGTTATGCTGGTTATCGTTTGGACCAATACGCCCAGGATGTAGCGGATTTTAGCTCGCAATATGGCAGCGATTACAGTATATCTTATACAGCTCCTAACATTACGGGCAAACCTCGAAAGTATCCAGAATATGGGGACTTTCCAGAAACATATGCAATG cgtACTTACGGCGATTGGTGGAAAAAGGCATCAAGTTATGTTCCAGAAATTCAACCTCAAAACTTTCCAAATATTCCAGCGGATGATTATATTG AGGAGATAGCGGTATTTGAAACATTCAATCCCGGAGCCTTAATTCGAATTTGGGCATATAGCATAACCAAAACTTGGTTTTGTCTTTGGGAAGCTGATAAATTATACAAACCTCCACCTCATACTGTAAACAAAGTACGCCGTTTTTCTCCGCAactgaaaaaaatgaatttgccCACTAG aactATAAGACTAGAATTTAATCACTCATGTTTGGGTTACTTTACGGAAATCGATGCTGTTTTACTAGGAGGTAGAAAGGTGAATATTGAAAGCGCCCAACGAATAGTCGACTATTACGAACGTCAACGCAAAT GTTCCATTTTACGCAAATTACAAAGAAttcaatttcgaccaaataTCAAAGGCAACTATCATAAACACTTGAGAGAGTTTTTTGCGAACGACCTTAATAAATTCCTGAACGTTTTAAGTAATAGCACTGAAGTATTAAAGGACGAGCCTGATCTCCAATATTGCTACAAAAGTGTTGGACTCAACGATATGCCG TTTGAGATTATGTTGAAAATATTCAGTTACTTGGAtttaatatcgctattcttagTTGGACAAGTTTCCAAGTTCTTCTTTGACGTTTCCACACATCCATTGCTGTACAGCGAACTGAATTTAAAACCATATTGGCATCTCACATCAAGCGATTTATTATGCACTTTAGCAAAGAGAGCtactgttttaaaaaaattggatttatcATGGTGTGGTTTATTTAATACTATTTCCCCAACTGAATTTAAGAA atTTATACAACAAAGAGGTGACAGTCTGATATGCTTAAGATTGGACTCATGCAAGATATTAAATGCAAGTTGTATTGAAACTTTGGGAATAGTATGCGACAACTTAAGAG AACTTTCCCTGAGAAATTGTTCGACAGATCCGCCACTACTGAACTTCTCCTGCTTGGCAAATTTAAAGAATCTGGAAAGATTAGATTTATTTCAAACGGTAATCGAACCAGAGTTGATACTAACCATGTTAGAAAATAATCGAAAATTAAAACACTTGAATTTAG CATTTTGCGGAATAGCTGTTAACATGGACGCAGTGGCTCAGCATATAGGGCAATATAACCAAAGTTTAATCTCATTAGACTTGTGGAAGTCACGTTTTCTGTCGTCTGTAGGCTTGGAGGCATTATCAAAATGCCATTATTTGGAGGAAGTTGATTTTGGCTGGTG TTTACGGGAGGTCTCTCTTGGagatagtttaaaaaaattgttattaagtTGCACTAAACTCAAGAAACTATTTTTGGCCACTGTACGTGGAATAACCGACAGTGATGTGGAGAATATTGCAAACTTTTGCAGTAACTTGGAACAGTTAGACCTGATGGGAGTTTCAGGAATATCCAAGGAACGGTATTATGA GGTGCTGGTGAAATGTGGAAAGCTGCAGTTATTGGATTTAAGTTTCTGTGATAATATTGACGGTGAAGAG ATTGCATTTTGGGCCCGCACCTTTAAAGTTAACATTAAATGCAGTCATATGCCTAATGTGCCTAATAATGTgagatattaa